One genomic segment of Macrobrachium rosenbergii isolate ZJJX-2024 chromosome 40, ASM4041242v1, whole genome shotgun sequence includes these proteins:
- the LOC136826007 gene encoding zinc finger protein 585A-like, protein METYIEKTSTYGGRKEETIPLKNHDYTGLYGREKTFDSESYGKALDEPKTSGHNRTNKTDEKQFIWEEWGQALNGKSIMNVNKLFHTGNRLFLCQECGKRFVRKSHLTEHIRTHTGEKRFLCQECGKRFNVKSNLNKHIRTHTGEKPFLCLDCGKRFGQKVHLTDHVKIHTGEKPYSCQDCGKKFGQKVQLTAHTRVHTGEKPFPCQTCGKEFLRKVHLTEHERTHTGEKPYACQECGKKFRRKVYLDIHIRTHTGEKPFTCPDCGKKFGQKNHLGEHRRRHLGKNHFIAKMTKLAYEGFATDFTSKWPLTRVLSHRSERVAKSAVTRQMMHDSKEPLHSTGGSVYIKAELFHHDDSDYSIEGSFGHNGGSDCDTKAKAGTAYVVEKLTSNNNSYGDTLNAPCSPSEVSCKEETFSPPDEGLGTLNSYKYEGGLGNVKREVELGDCKIPPVTEESWSCKPCGLNFGFKEQLTAHIVQHSPSSNQTFACEICNKEYTKKGNLKIHMRQHTGERPFSCDRCSKTFTQKEHLNKHMRYHTRERPFKCEICSKSFMDKGYLNIHIRQHTGELPFTCEVCGKGFTEKGALKKHMIKHTGERPFTCEICGAGYTQKAILTIHMRQHTGERPYSCEVCGKEFTDEGNRKRHMQRHSTDNPICCDVCGKEFAFKNTLQIHMRHHTGELPYSCDVCGKAFAVKGNLNTHMGKHKDKKPYNCETCGKGFSQKGNLDKHKKQHAVKRPFSCEICNKDFIERGNYDVHMRKHTGERPFICEICGKDYAKKEILSRHLRQHTGEKRHCCEICPKSFTEKENLKVHMRKHTGERPFPCETCGRSFFEKRSLKRHMIQHTGERRFPCGLCGRKFTRKESLIKHKNCPPVEQSADPSLALHHGTEQTIKSPLSQVHIIEQSTDTMLPSIPSLECVKSEPENTDVSIKEEKIDECFVKTV, encoded by the exons ATGGAAACGTATATTGAAAAGACATCCACTTATGGTGGGAGAAAAGAAGAAACTATACCTCTAAAAAATCATGATTACACAGGACTTTACGGTAGAGAAAAAACTTTTGATAGTGAGTCGTACGGAAAAGCTTTAGATGAACCAAAAACATCCGGCCATAATAGGACAAACAAAACTGATGAAAAGCAATTCATTTGGGAAGAATGGGGACAGGCATTAAACGGTAAAAGTATAATGAATGTGAATAAGTTATTTCACACAGGCAACAGGTTATTTCTTTGTCAGGAGTGTGGAAAAAGGTTTGTTCGAAAAAGTCACCTAACCGAACACATAAGAACCCATACTGGAGAGAAGAGGTTCTTGTGCCAGGAGTGTGGCAAGAGATTTAATGTGAAAAGTAATCTGAACAAACATATAAGGACCcatacaggagagaagccttTCCTCTGTTTGGACTGTGGGAAAAGATTTGGACAGAAGGTTCATCTCACGGATCACGTGAAAATCCATACGGGAGAAAAGCCTTACTCTTGCCAGGACTGTGGGAAAAAATTTGGGCAGAAAGTGCAGCTCACCGCGCACACGAGAGTCCACACGGGAGAGAAGCCTTTCCCCTGTCAGACATGCGGGAAAGAATTCTTGCGGAAGGTCCACCTAACCGAACACGAGAGGACCCATACCGGAGAAAAGCCTTACGCTTGTCAGGAGTGTGGGAAAAAATTCAGACGGAAAGTGTATCTTGACATACATAttagaactcatacaggagaaaaGCCTTTTACCTGTCCGGATTGTGGGAAGAAATTTGGTCAGAAAAATCATCTGGGTGAACACAGGAGAAGGCATCTAGGTAAAAACCATTTCATAGCCAAAATGACAAAACTTGCGTA TGAAGGTTTTGCCACAGATTTTACAAGCAAATGGCCGCTCACCCGTGTGCTTTCTCAT AGAAGTGAACGTGTGGCAAAGTCTGCTGTCACACGGCAAATGATGCATGACAGCAAGGAACCGTTGCATTCTACTGGCGGAAGTGTCTACATAAAGGCAGAACTTTTTCATCATGACGACAGTGATTACAGCATCGAGGGCTCGTTTGGTCATAATGGAGGTTCTGATTGTGACACCAAAGCAAAAGCTGGAACCGCTTACGTAGTGGAGAAACTTACGTCTAATAACAACAGCTACGGCGATACTTTGAATGCACCCTGCAGCCCATCTGAAGTCTCTTGCAAAGAGGAGACGTTTTCTCCTCCCGATGAGGGTCTCGGTACCCTTAATTCATACAAGTATGAAGGAGGTCTTGGGAATGTTAAAAGGGAAGTAGAATTAGGTGACTGCAAGATCCCACCTGTTACGGAAGAATCTTGGTCGTGTAAGCCTTGTGGTTTAAACTTCGGTTTTAAAGAACAGCTCACTGCTCACATAGTTCAGCATTCCCCTTCCAGTAACCAAACGTTTGCTTGTGAGATCTGTAACAAGGAATATACCAAGAAAGGAAATCTTAAGATTCACATGAGACAACACACTGGCGAGCGGCCATTCTCTTGTGATAGGTGCTCCAAGACATTCACTCAAAAAGAGCACTTGAACAAACACATGAGGTACCACACAAGAGAAAGACCatttaaatgtgaaatatgtTCCAAGTCGTTTATGGACAAAGGGTACCTGAACATACACATACGGCAGCATACGGGCGAGCTTCCATTTACTTGCGAAGTGTGTGGTAAAGGTTTTACAGAAAAAGGAGCTCTCAAAAAACATATGATCAAACATACCGGGGAGAGGCCATTCACCTGTGAAATCTGCGGTGCTGGATATACTCAGAAGGCCATTCTCACCATACACATGCGGCAGCACACTGGAGAAAGGCCGTATTCTTGCGAGGTCTGTGGCAAGGAATTCACGGACGAGGGGAACCGAAAGAGACACATGCAGAGACACTCGACAGACAACCCCATCTGCTGTGATGTGTGCGGAAAGGAGTTTGCGTTTAAAAACACCCTTCAGATTCACATGAGGCATCACACAGGCGAGCTTCCGTACTCCTGCGATGTTTGTGGGAAAGCATTTGCTGTGAAAGGGAACTTGAATACTCACATGGGGAAACACAAAGACAAAAAGCCGTATAATTGCGAAACTTGCGGTAAAGGGTTTTCACAAAAGGGAAACCTTGACAAGCATAAGAAACAACATGCAGTCAAGAGACCATTCTCCTGTGAAATTTGCAACAAAGATTTTATCGAAAGAGGGAATTACGATGTGCACATGAGAAAGCACACCGGTGAGCGGCCTTTCATTTGTGAAATCTGCGGCAAAGATTACGCCAAGAAGGAGATCCTCTCCAGACACTTGCGGCAACACACGGGGGAAAAACGGCACTGCTGTGAAATCTGCCCCAAAAGTTTTACCGAAAAAGAGAACCTGAAGGTACACATGAGAAAGCACACGGGCGAGCGGCCGTTCCCCTGTGAAACGTGTGGGAGGAGCTTCTTCGAGAAGAGAAGTCTAAAGAGGCACATGATTCAGCACACGGGCGAGCGTCGCTTTCCGTGCGGACTGTGCGGCAGAAAGTTCACTAGAAAAGAAAGTTTAATCAAGCACAAAAATTGCCCTCCAGTGGAACAGAGTGCAGACCCTTCCCTTGCCCTGCATCACGGTACCGAACAGACTATAAAGTCTCCACTCTCTCAAGTTCATATTATTGAACAAAGTACGGACACTATGCTCCCTTCCATTCCCTCCCTAGAGTGTGTAAAGTCTGAACCTGAGAATACAGACGTGtctataaaagaagaaaagatagatGAATGTTTTGTGAAGACAGTCTag
- the LOC136826086 gene encoding gastrula zinc finger protein XlCGF57.1-like, translating to MEHPFTDELCDNDFKEKEDESASKKQSTDVGPYLCKLCGKHFAHKGNLNRHMKLQVCDRPFSCERCRKTFAQEEMLFKHREKHTRDRPYTCEVCGRGFTERSNLRTHMMYHTGERPFSCEVCGKTFVGRGNLNIHIRKHTGERPYSCEICGKSFPQKEHLNKHIRCHTRERPYVCELCGKTFIEHGHLTTHRKHHKEERPFKCEVCGKGFVERCNLKQHLRKHTGERPYSCEFCDKDFTRKGILNIHLRLHTGERPFICDVCNRGFTRKDNLKLHKRQHTGELPFACDVCGRCYAEKGKLKTHMRKHTGERPFACKICGKTFTENGKLTRHMRQHTGERPFECGVCGTKFIQKNHLNKHMRRHNGVGPVSRRNANTSGGSEPDTLISKVEISEIISIPEELENIFAESSIPDVDTELDCQSDDLSLVKSLCESNEPEDCLSEDACGTNLMRFVDQSEISHEFMKRESEGTDISLGDVKVEESLFSDTLMNVSM from the coding sequence ATGGAGCACCCTTTTACTGATGAACTTTGTGACAATGATTTTAAGGAGAAGGAAGACGAGAGTGCAAGTAAAAAACAATCCACGGATGTTGGGCCATACTTATGTAAATTATGTGGCAAGCACTTTGCTCACAAAGGAAACCTCAACAGACATATGAAACTGCAAGTATGTGATCGACCTTTCTCGTGTGAACGGTGTCGTAAAACTTTCGCCCAAGAGGAAATGCTCTTTAAGCACAGAGAAAAACACACGCGAGATAGGCCTTACACTTGTGAGGTGTGTGGTAGGGGGTTTACCGAAAGATCAAACTTGAGAACACACATGATGTATCACACGGGAGAACGGCCTTTCTCTTGTGAAGTCTGCGGTAAAACTTTTGTTGGAAGAGGGAACCTAAATATCCACATCAGGAAACACACAGGCGAGCGGCCGTATTCGTGTGAAATATGTGGCAAGAGTTTTCCGCAAAAAGAGCATCTCAACAAACACATCAGATGCCACACGAGGGAACGGCCGTACGTTTGCGAGTTGTGTGGAAAGACTTTTATAGAACACGGACATTTAACGACTCACAGGAAGCACCACAAAGAGGAGCGACCGTTCAAGTGTGAAGTGTGTGGTAAGGGTTTTGTTGAGAGATGTAACCTGAAACAGCACCTGAGAAAACACACCGGGGAGCGACCGTATTCGTGCGAGTTTTGTGATAAAGATTTTACGAGGAAAGGAATTTTAAATATACATCTAAGACTGCACACCGGTGAGAGACCTTTCATTTGTGATGTGTGTAACCGAGGTTTCACGCGTAAAGATAATCTAAAACTGCACAAGAGACAACATACCGGTGAGCTGCCATTTGCATGTGATGTGTGTGGTAGATGTTATGCTGAAAAAGGAAAGCTTAAAACTCACATGAGAAAGCACACGGGTGAGCGGCCATTTGCTTGTAAAATCTGTGGCAAAACCTTCACTGAAAATGGAAAGCTCACAAGGCACATGAGACAGCATACTGGGGAACGGCCATTTGAATGTGGGGTCTGCGGTACAAAATTTATCCAGAAAAATCATCTCAATAAACACATGAGACGCCACAATGGCGTGGGACCCGTTTCCAGAAGAAACGCTAATACCAGCGGTGGCAGTGAGCCAGATACGTTGATAAGCAAAGTTGAAATAAGCgaaattatttccattccagAAGAGCTGGAAAACATTTTCGCCGAAAGCAGCATTCCTGATGTCGATACGGAATTGGACTGCCAGTCTGATGATTTGTCTCTAGTGAAGTCTTTATGTGAGAGTAATGAACCTGAAGACTGCCTGTCAGAGGATGCTTGTGGAACAAATTTAATGAGGTTTGTAGATCAGTCAGAGATATCACACGAGTTCATGAAGAGAGAGTCTGAAGGTACAGATATCTCACTGGGTGATGTGAAGGTAGAGGAATCCTTGTTTTCTGATACGCTTATGAATGTTTCAATGTAG
- the LOC136826088 gene encoding zinc finger protein OZF-like — protein MRIYVEKTSTSMESREVNKQKTQITCTKASSREKSSVCENYKDSRRDSKVASPMERNTKEDPRICQEFGEVFSENGILDVRKRVQKERKSFDCQECGRKFNRGSHLTCHIRIHTGEKPFVCPECGKKFGWKVNLTEHMRTHTGEKPFLCQECGKGFGYKSDLTHHMRTHTGEKPFVCQECGKKFKQKVHLNEHKKTHTGEKPYLCQECGKQFGYKSVLIHHMRTHTGEKPFSCQECGKTFGRKFYLTAHMRSHTGEKPFSCEECGKQYGRKFHLTAHMRTHSGEKGLHYQNTKMHKEHRKLRDRQQSPDSPKSRESPSAMEIGTGDTSDDDIDTRIHSKEKSHHSHRKIHGNEESASHKNRQKMCGMQDAPDLLESKENPSALDSDSGESSEGYINIPVKVEIKEEFTPCEMNGVVYIKEEPFV, from the coding sequence atgagaatatatgtTGAAAAGACATCCACCTCTATGGAAAGTagagaagtaaataaacaaaagacacaaaTCACCTGTACCAAAGCCAGCAGCAGAGAAAAGTCATCAGTGTGTGAAAATTACAAAGACTCGCGTAGGGACTCGAAGGTGGCTAGCCCCATGGAGAGAAACACAAAAGAAGATCCACGCATCTGTCAAGAATTTGGAGAGGTGTTCAGTGAAAATGGCATTCTCGATGTTCGCAAGAGAGTTCAGAAAGAAAGGAAGTCATTCGACTGTCAGGAATGCGGGAGGAAATTTAACCGTGGGTCTCACCTCACCTGCCATATCAGAATCCACACAGGTGAAAAGCCATTCGTGTGTCCGGAATGTGGGAAAAAGTTTGGGTGGAAAGTTAATCTTACCGAACATATGAGAACTCATACCGGTGAAAAGCCGTTTCTGTGCCAAGAGTGTGGGAAAGGGTTTGGCTACAAAAGTGATTTGACCCACCATATGAGGACACACACAGGAGAGAAGCCGTTTGTTTGTCAGGAATGTGGGAAAAAGTTCAAACAGAAAGTTCATCTTAATGAGCATAAGAAAACTCACACGGGAGAAAAGCCCTATCTCTGTCAAGAATGTGGGAAGCAGTTTGGTTACAAAAGTGTATTAATTCATCACATGCGAACTCACACAGGAGAAAAACCGTTTTCCTGTCAGGAATGCGGCAAAACATTTGGGCGGAAATTCTACCTAACAGCCCACATGAGAAGTCATACAGGAGAAAAGCCCTTTTCTTGCGAAGAATGTGGGAAACAGTATGGACGGAAGTTTCATCTTACTGCGCACATGAGAACACATTCAGGTGAAAAGGGCCTTCACTACCAAAATACGAAAATGCATAAGGAACACCGAAAGCTGCGTGACAGACAGCAGTCCCCTGATTCACCTAAAAGCAGAGAGAGTCCTTCTGCAATGGAGATTGGGACTGGGGACACTTCAGATGATGATATTGATACGAGAATCCATTCCAAAGAAAAGTCACATCACTCACACAGAAAAATTCATGGAAATGAAGAGTCAGCAAGCCACAAGAACCGCCAAAAAATGTGTGGAATGCAAGACGCTCCTGATTTACTCGAAAGCAAAGAAAATCCATCTGCTTTAGACTCTGATAGTGGGGAAAGTTCAGAAGGTTATATTAATATTCCTgtgaaagtggaaataaaagaagaatttacCCCTTGTGAGATGAATGGGGTGGTGTATATTAAAGAAGAACCATTTGTGTAG